From Nicotiana tabacum cultivar K326 chromosome 15, ASM71507v2, whole genome shotgun sequence, the proteins below share one genomic window:
- the LOC107787373 gene encoding CSC1-like protein ERD4 isoform X2: protein MDIIKVVLFLILRNQNFNFSPEFVDGLRSKCPKSVDRIRDVSRIWMGTAPKSKSRCNLALGIFVFSGIILLPVLLPVASTDHSIKAANTTSKGTFNELDRLSMGQVGNSGPRLWAFIVATYWVSVVTYYLLWKAYKHVSELRAKALMSPEIRADQFVILVRDIPPAAVGQSKKEQIDSFFRAIYPDTFYRSMVVTNNKEVNKIYEELEGYKKKLARAEAIYEESKKTNPDALKPSHKTGFLGIVGEKVDSIEFYNDKIKELIQQLEVEQKLTLKEKQQSSALVFFNKRVAAASASQNLHAPIVDRWTVIDAPEPRQLIWTNLPKTFYERIIRQYVVYVVVFLTIFFYMIPIGFISALTTLDNLVKLLPFLKPVVNQKAIKTVLEAYLPQLALIIFLALLPKFLMFLSKAEGIPSESHVTRAASGKYFYFSVLNVFIGVTLGGTLFSSFKSIENDPNSIFRVLAESLPQNATFFLTFVALKFFVGYGLELSRIVPLIIFHLKKKYLCKIEAEIKEAWAPGDLGYATRFPSDMLIMTIVLCYSVIAPIILPFGVVYFGLGWLLLRNQALKVYVPSFESYGRMWPHIHTRMLATLILYQVTMCGYFGVKKFAPTPVLFPLPIFSLIFAFICQKKFRRFFVSPALEVISHELKEVPNMDIVFRSFIPPCLSAGKSDDHQFEDALSHVSKTGSSSV from the exons ATGGACATTATTAaagttgttttatttttgattttgagaaatcaaaatttcaatttttctcCCGAATTTGTCGATGGACTCCGGTCAAAGTGTCCGAAGTCAGTTGACCGAATCCGGGATGTATCCCGTATCTGGATGGGGACGGCACCAAAATCGAAGAGTCGATGCAACTTAG CCTTGGGAATATTTGTCTTCTCCGGCATTATACTGCTGCCTGTACTTCTACCAGTTGCTTCAACTGATCATAGTATCAAGGCGGCCAATACCACCAGCAAGGGGACTTTCAATGAACTTGATAGGTTATCTATGGGACAAGTCGGC AATTCAGGCCCGCGGTTGTGGGCATTTATAGTTGCAACATATTGGGTTTCTGTTGTTACTTACTACCTTTTATGGAAAGCATACAAACATGTTTCAGAATTGAGAGCTAAAGCTCTTATGTCTCCAGAAATCAGAGCCGATCAATTTGTTATTCTTGTCAGGGATATTCCTCCTGCTGCTGTTGGTCAAAGTAAAAAAGAGCAGATAGATTCATTCTTTAGAGCAATCTACCCCGACACATTTTATCGGTCAATGGTGGTGACGAACAATAAGGAGGTAAACAAAATTTATGAAGAGTTGGAAGGGTACAAAAAGAAGCTTGCACGTGCTGAAGCTATCTATGAGGAGTCGAAGAAAACTAATCCTGATGCACTAAAACCCTCGCATAAAACTGGTTTCCTTGGTATTGTTGGTGAAAAGGTAGATTCAATTGAATTCTACAATGATAAGATTAAGGAGTTGATCCAACAGTTGGAAGTTGAACAAAAGTTGACTCTCAAAGAGAAACAGCAATCTTCTGCGCTCGTCTTTTTCAACAAAAGGGTGGCTGCAGCTTCTGCATCACAGAATTTACACGCCCCTATAGTTGACAGGTGGACCGTTATAGACGCCCCAGAACCACGGCAGTTGATTTGGACTAATCTTCCAAAAACGTTTTATGAGAGAATAATCCGGCAGTATGTTGTGTACGTTGTTGTGTTCCTGACCATATTCTTTTACATGATTCCGATTGGATTCATCTCTGCATTAACAACTCTAGACAATCTGGTGAAGCTTCTCCCGTTTTTGAAACCGGTAGTTAATCAGAAGGCAATCAAAACAGTGCTAGAAGCATATTTGCCTCAACTTGCACTCATCATATTTTTGGCTTTGTTGCCAAAGTTTCTTATGTTTCTATCCAAAGCAGAGGGCATCCCTTCAGAAAGCCATGTGACAAGAGCTGCTTCAGggaaatatttttatttctcaGTGCTTAATGTATTTATTGGTGTTACTCTCGGTGGAACTCTATTCAGTTCCTTCAAGAGCATTGAGAACGATCCCAACTCTATTTTTCGTGTATTGGCAGAAAGCCTTCCACAGAATGCAACTTTCTTCTTGACCTTTGTCGCTTTGAA GTTCTTTGTCGGCTATGGGCTGGAGCTGTCCAGAATAGTTcctctaatcatattccatctcAAGAAGAAGTATCTGTGCAAAATTGAAGCTGAGATAAAAGAGGCTTGGGCTCCTGGCGATCTAGGCTATGCAACTCGATTTCCCAGTGATATGCTGATTATGACGATTGTCCTATGCTATTCCGTCATAGCTCCCATAATTTTACCGTTTGGAGTGGTTTACTTCGGTCTTGGCTGGCTTCTACTACGGAATCAG GCACTGAAAGTGTACGTTCCTTCATTCGAGAGCTACGGAAGAATGTGGCCCCATATTCACACGCGGATGTTAGCTACCTTGATTTTGTATCAAGTTACCATGTGCGGTTACTTTGGAGTTAAAAAGTTCGCGCCTACTCCAGTTTTGTTTCCACTTCCAATATTCTCCTTGATCTTCGCGTTCATTTGTCAGAAGAAATTCCGTCGGTTCTTTGTATCTCCAGCCCTCGAAGTCATTTCCCACGAACTAAAAGAAGTCCCGAACATGGATATTGTCTTCAGATCTTTTATTCCACCATGCTTGAGTGCAGGGAAGTCCGATGACCATCAGTTTGAGGACGCGTTATCTCATGTGTCTAAAACAGGTTCCTCTTCAGTATGA
- the LOC107787373 gene encoding CSC1-like protein ERD4 isoform X1, giving the protein MDFPSFLTSLGTSFIIFVVLMLLFTWLSRKPGNAEVYYPNRILKGMNPIEGGYMTRNPFSWIREAMSSSETDIINMSGVDTAVYFVFLGTALGIFVFSGIILLPVLLPVASTDHSIKAANTTSKGTFNELDRLSMGQVGNSGPRLWAFIVATYWVSVVTYYLLWKAYKHVSELRAKALMSPEIRADQFVILVRDIPPAAVGQSKKEQIDSFFRAIYPDTFYRSMVVTNNKEVNKIYEELEGYKKKLARAEAIYEESKKTNPDALKPSHKTGFLGIVGEKVDSIEFYNDKIKELIQQLEVEQKLTLKEKQQSSALVFFNKRVAAASASQNLHAPIVDRWTVIDAPEPRQLIWTNLPKTFYERIIRQYVVYVVVFLTIFFYMIPIGFISALTTLDNLVKLLPFLKPVVNQKAIKTVLEAYLPQLALIIFLALLPKFLMFLSKAEGIPSESHVTRAASGKYFYFSVLNVFIGVTLGGTLFSSFKSIENDPNSIFRVLAESLPQNATFFLTFVALKFFVGYGLELSRIVPLIIFHLKKKYLCKIEAEIKEAWAPGDLGYATRFPSDMLIMTIVLCYSVIAPIILPFGVVYFGLGWLLLRNQALKVYVPSFESYGRMWPHIHTRMLATLILYQVTMCGYFGVKKFAPTPVLFPLPIFSLIFAFICQKKFRRFFVSPALEVISHELKEVPNMDIVFRSFIPPCLSAGKSDDHQFEDALSHVSKTGSSSV; this is encoded by the exons ATGGATTTTCCATCATTCTTGACATCTTTAGGAACTTCCTTTATAATATTTGTGGTTTTGATGCTGTTATTCACATGGCTTTCAAGAAAACCAGGGAATGCTGAGGTGTACTATCCAAATCGGATCCTTAAAGGTATGAACCCGATTGAAGGCGGGTACATGACCCGCAACCCATTTTCTTGGATCCGAGAAGCTATGTCCTCATCTGAAACTGATATCATCAACATGTCTGGAGTTGATACTGCTGTCTACTTTGTTTTCCTTGGCACTG CCTTGGGAATATTTGTCTTCTCCGGCATTATACTGCTGCCTGTACTTCTACCAGTTGCTTCAACTGATCATAGTATCAAGGCGGCCAATACCACCAGCAAGGGGACTTTCAATGAACTTGATAGGTTATCTATGGGACAAGTCGGC AATTCAGGCCCGCGGTTGTGGGCATTTATAGTTGCAACATATTGGGTTTCTGTTGTTACTTACTACCTTTTATGGAAAGCATACAAACATGTTTCAGAATTGAGAGCTAAAGCTCTTATGTCTCCAGAAATCAGAGCCGATCAATTTGTTATTCTTGTCAGGGATATTCCTCCTGCTGCTGTTGGTCAAAGTAAAAAAGAGCAGATAGATTCATTCTTTAGAGCAATCTACCCCGACACATTTTATCGGTCAATGGTGGTGACGAACAATAAGGAGGTAAACAAAATTTATGAAGAGTTGGAAGGGTACAAAAAGAAGCTTGCACGTGCTGAAGCTATCTATGAGGAGTCGAAGAAAACTAATCCTGATGCACTAAAACCCTCGCATAAAACTGGTTTCCTTGGTATTGTTGGTGAAAAGGTAGATTCAATTGAATTCTACAATGATAAGATTAAGGAGTTGATCCAACAGTTGGAAGTTGAACAAAAGTTGACTCTCAAAGAGAAACAGCAATCTTCTGCGCTCGTCTTTTTCAACAAAAGGGTGGCTGCAGCTTCTGCATCACAGAATTTACACGCCCCTATAGTTGACAGGTGGACCGTTATAGACGCCCCAGAACCACGGCAGTTGATTTGGACTAATCTTCCAAAAACGTTTTATGAGAGAATAATCCGGCAGTATGTTGTGTACGTTGTTGTGTTCCTGACCATATTCTTTTACATGATTCCGATTGGATTCATCTCTGCATTAACAACTCTAGACAATCTGGTGAAGCTTCTCCCGTTTTTGAAACCGGTAGTTAATCAGAAGGCAATCAAAACAGTGCTAGAAGCATATTTGCCTCAACTTGCACTCATCATATTTTTGGCTTTGTTGCCAAAGTTTCTTATGTTTCTATCCAAAGCAGAGGGCATCCCTTCAGAAAGCCATGTGACAAGAGCTGCTTCAGggaaatatttttatttctcaGTGCTTAATGTATTTATTGGTGTTACTCTCGGTGGAACTCTATTCAGTTCCTTCAAGAGCATTGAGAACGATCCCAACTCTATTTTTCGTGTATTGGCAGAAAGCCTTCCACAGAATGCAACTTTCTTCTTGACCTTTGTCGCTTTGAA GTTCTTTGTCGGCTATGGGCTGGAGCTGTCCAGAATAGTTcctctaatcatattccatctcAAGAAGAAGTATCTGTGCAAAATTGAAGCTGAGATAAAAGAGGCTTGGGCTCCTGGCGATCTAGGCTATGCAACTCGATTTCCCAGTGATATGCTGATTATGACGATTGTCCTATGCTATTCCGTCATAGCTCCCATAATTTTACCGTTTGGAGTGGTTTACTTCGGTCTTGGCTGGCTTCTACTACGGAATCAG GCACTGAAAGTGTACGTTCCTTCATTCGAGAGCTACGGAAGAATGTGGCCCCATATTCACACGCGGATGTTAGCTACCTTGATTTTGTATCAAGTTACCATGTGCGGTTACTTTGGAGTTAAAAAGTTCGCGCCTACTCCAGTTTTGTTTCCACTTCCAATATTCTCCTTGATCTTCGCGTTCATTTGTCAGAAGAAATTCCGTCGGTTCTTTGTATCTCCAGCCCTCGAAGTCATTTCCCACGAACTAAAAGAAGTCCCGAACATGGATATTGTCTTCAGATCTTTTATTCCACCATGCTTGAGTGCAGGGAAGTCCGATGACCATCAGTTTGAGGACGCGTTATCTCATGTGTCTAAAACAGGTTCCTCTTCAGTATGA